Proteins encoded in a region of the Capra hircus breed San Clemente chromosome 3, ASM170441v1, whole genome shotgun sequence genome:
- the NGF gene encoding beta-nerve growth factor precursor has product MSMLFYTLITALLIGIQAAPHTESNVPAGHAIPQAHWIKLQHSLDTVLRRAHSAPAGPIAARVAGQTHNITVDPKLFKKRRLRSPRVLFSTQPPPVAADTQDLDFEAGGAASFNRTHRSKRSSSHPVFHRGEFSVCDSVSVWVGDKTTATDIKGKEVMVLGEVNINNSVFKQYFFETKCRDPNPVDSGCRGIDAKHWNSYCTTTHTFVKALTMDGKQAAWRFIRIDTACVCVLSRKTGRRA; this is encoded by the coding sequence ATGTCCATGTTGTTCTACACTCTGATCACAGCTCTTTTGATCGGCATACAGGCAGCACCGCACACCGAGAGCAATGTCCCAGCTGGACACGCCATCCCTCAAGCCCACTGGATTAAACTTCAGCATTCCCTTGACACAGTCCTCCGCAGAGCCCACAGCGCCCCGGCTGGGCCGATAGCCGCCAGGGTGGCAGGGCAGACCCACAACATCACTGTGGAccccaaactttttaaaaagcggCGACTGCGTTCACCTCGCGTGCTGTTCAGCACCCAGCCCCCACCTGTGGCCGCGGACACTCAGGATCTGGACTTCGAGGCGGGCGGGGCCGCCTCCTTCAACAGGACTCACAGGAGCAAGCGGTCGTCATCCCACCCCGTCTTTCACCGGGGGGAGTTCTCGGTGTGCGACAGCGTCAGCGTGTGGGTGGGGGACAAGACAACCGCCACGGACATCAAGGGCAAGGAGGTGATGGTGCTGGGAGAGGTGAACATCAACAACAGTGTATTCAAACAGTACTTTTTTGAGACCAAGTGCCGGGACCCCAACCCCGTGGACAGCGGGTGCCGAGGCATCGACGCGAAGCACTGGAACTCGTATTGTACCACGACCCACACCTTCGTCAAGGCGCTGACCATGGACGGCAAGCAGGCCGCCTGGCGGTTCATCCGGATCGACACAgcctgcgtgtgtgtgctcagcaggAAGACTGGGCGGAGAGCCTGA